In the genome of Phacochoerus africanus isolate WHEZ1 chromosome 10, ROS_Pafr_v1, whole genome shotgun sequence, one region contains:
- the LOC125138214 gene encoding LOW QUALITY PROTEIN: transmembrane protease serine 11B-like protein (The sequence of the model RefSeq protein was modified relative to this genomic sequence to represent the inferred CDS: deleted 1 base in 1 codon), with amino-acid sequence MYRPVAPSRTSLPLWMIALIVFGVLAVLGITIGLLVHFLAVENTTYYYMGSFNVLDIPYNRNYERETSPENNYLSKILETKMTDAFQSSSIYRQYINSQVITLVPNDNSVTAHIWLVFKARRSVKEDTRRRIENILRQMLRNHSGSLTTDPDSLRLHEISKVHAEKIINNRCGRRPRMSATYDRIKGGSTAQEGEWPWQASLKKNGRHYCGASLISERYLVTAAHCFQKTKDPRNYTVSFGTKVSPPYMQHYIQQIIIHEDYVRGEHHDDIAVIMLTEKVLFKKDVHPVCLPEATQIFPPGEGVVVTGWGALAHNGEYPLLLQKAPVKIIDTNTCNAEEAYNGMVKDTMLCAGYLEGNIDACQGDSGGPLVHPNSRNIWYLVGIVSWGEECGEVNKPGVYIRVTSFRHWIASKTGV; translated from the exons ACCCGTCGCACCTTCCCGCACATCTCTGCCGCTGTGGATGATCGCCCTCATTGTGTTTGGAGTATTGGCAGTTCTGGGAATAACTATTGGTCTCCTGGTTCATTTTCTGGCAGTAG AAAACACGACCTACTATTACATGGGTAGTTTTAATGTGCTGGATATTCCATATAATAGAAATTATGAAAGGGAGACATCACCAGAAAATAACTATCTTAGCAAAATTCTTGAGACTAAG ATGACTGATGCATTTCAGAGTTCTAGCATTTATAGACAATATATCAATTCCCAAGTCATCACACTAGT TCCTAATGACAACAGTGTGACAGCACATATATGGCTGGTATTCAAGGCTCGTAGATCAGTGAAAGAAGACACAAGAAGAAGAATTGAAAATATCTTACGTCAAATGCTGAGGAACCACTCAGGATCCTTGACTACAGATCCTGATTCTCTCAGACTCCATG aaATCAGTAAGGTTCATGCTGAAAAGATTATCAACAACC GCTGTGGGAGGCGACCAAGGATGTCAGCCACCTATGACAGAATCAAGGGGGGTTCCACTGCTCAGGAAGGAGAGTGGCCGTGGCAAGCAAGTCTCAAAAAGAATGGCCGACACTACTGTGGGGCATCTTTGATCAGTGAAAGATACCTGGTGACTGCAGCTCACTGCTTTCAAAA GACAAAAGATCCAAGAAACTATACTGTCAGCTTTGGCACCAAAGTAAGC CCCCCCTATATGCAACATTATATTCAACAAATTATTATTCATGAAGACTACGTCAGGGGTGAACATCATGATGATATTGCAGTTATAATGCTTactgaaaaagttttatttaagaagGATGTACATCCAGTTTGTCTTCCTGAAGCCACACAGATTTTTCCACCAGGTGAAGGTGTTGTCGTTACAGGATGGGGAGCACTTGCACACAATG GTGAATACCCACTGCTACTTCAGAAAGCACCTGTGAAGATTATTGATACGAACACCTGCAATGCTGAAGAAGCATATAATGGTATGGTCAAAGACACAATGCTATGTGCTGGGTACCTAGAAGGAAATATCGATGCCTGCCAG ggTGACTCTGGAGGACCACTAGTTCATCCCAATTCTCGAAATATTTGGTACCTTGTTGGCATAGTGAGCTGGGGAGAAGAATGTGGTGAAGTCAATAAGCCGGGCGTCTATATACGAGTGACCTCCTTCCGCCACTGGATTGCCTCTAAGACTGGTGTCTAA